A single window of Fervidicoccus fontis Kam940 DNA harbors:
- the rpl12p gene encoding 50S ribosomal protein P1: MEYIYASLMLHSAKKDINEENIKKVLESAGIQVDDVRVKALVAALQQINIDEVLKSALVTGAVAPAAPAAAPASEEKKEEKKEEKAEEEKKELSEEELSSGLGALFG, encoded by the coding sequence ATAGAGTACATATATGCATCTCTCATGTTACATAGTGCAAAGAAAGACATTAATGAAGAAAATATAAAGAAAGTTCTAGAATCTGCGGGAATACAAGTAGATGATGTGAGGGTTAAAGCGCTTGTTGCAGCTCTACAGCAAATAAACATCGATGAAGTGTTAAAATCTGCTTTAGTAACAGGCGCAGTAGCACCTGCGGCACCTGCAGCTGCACCAGCTAGCGAGGAGAAGAAGGAGGAAAAGAAGGAAGAGAAGGCTGAGGAAGAGAAAAAGGAGCTAAGCGAAGAGGAGCTATCTAGTGGATTAGGAGCATTATTTGGATAA
- the alaS gene encoding alanine--tRNA ligase, with the protein MVQVNPEEYLLNFFKENGFVRKRCKKCGEYFWTLNTEFDTCQDAPCVEYFFDSIPVKRPLSVREARQTFLTFFEKRGHKILDPRPVVARWREDLYLTIASIVLFQPHVTSGLVPPPANPLVVSQPCIRLEDIDNVGLTMGRHLTLFEMGGHHAFNERNGKFIYWKDETVRYSFEFFTKEIGIPPELLVFKESWWEGGGNAGPSFEVTVGGLEPATLVFMQYKKNGNNLEPIPLQIVDTGYGIERIAWFTQKTPTAFHAIYGDLVNEFRKKLGLEEPPKEYYKAAFRYVGLLDPSSEQSVSMFIKNISKHSGFDEESVKAFLQNDMKLFTILDHSKTLAYMLGDGIVPSNQGEGYLARLVLRRALRTLYLINPEIDFTDFIEKQIEYWKQDNYKLKEFHNYIINVVQYEQKKFYELVKEKIPKLLQTVVSNPNFETFEKIYKEQGIPPELIVNEAKKKNISIEVPFDFYSKIARESSRPKLGKKQEVTTRLEWLNNIPPTELLFHVDPYLRESDAKILAAKENMLVLDKTIFYPLGGGQSSDKGSIEVDGKIYNVVNVEKYDEHVIHYLDKNIEKDAEKLIGSSCKLKIDWSVRYLNMRHHTSTHILLGVLRKVLGQHVWQAGAEKTPEKARLDVTHYEVPDPATIRRIEDEANKVVLERLPVITKFMDKNEAEERYGFVLYQGGVPMSKRIRIVEIPGHDVEACFGTHVSNTGEVGGIKIINVAKLQDGIIRFEFVSGTQVTNYASKLESILNEVSKEVETESPLLLNRVKKLNQEFEQMKNRLNLYRDIYSEVFRENLKSKAEVINGIRLFVYKDEIDDEEFTTELLKEITREMREIIVIRIFKNAKGTSIEVSEGRESSEKLNATEIIKALSSYGCKGGGKKDHAQCTSEQEINVDDVWKMVKELLEKKG; encoded by the coding sequence ATGGTGCAAGTAAATCCAGAAGAGTATTTGCTTAACTTTTTTAAGGAAAACGGCTTTGTTAGAAAAAGATGCAAAAAATGTGGAGAATATTTTTGGACTCTTAACACCGAATTCGATACATGCCAGGACGCACCATGTGTAGAATATTTTTTTGATAGTATCCCAGTTAAAAGACCATTAAGCGTTAGAGAGGCCAGACAAACATTCTTGACTTTCTTTGAAAAAAGAGGGCACAAAATTTTAGATCCTAGACCTGTGGTCGCTAGATGGAGAGAAGATCTCTACCTCACAATTGCAAGCATTGTCCTTTTTCAACCACATGTAACAAGCGGTCTAGTGCCACCTCCAGCGAATCCATTAGTTGTAAGTCAGCCGTGTATTAGGCTAGAAGATATAGATAACGTCGGACTCACTATGGGAAGGCACTTGACTTTATTTGAAATGGGAGGGCACCACGCGTTTAATGAAAGGAATGGCAAATTTATTTACTGGAAAGATGAAACGGTCAGATATTCATTTGAATTCTTCACTAAAGAAATAGGAATACCTCCTGAACTTTTAGTATTTAAAGAGTCCTGGTGGGAAGGAGGAGGGAATGCGGGGCCGAGCTTCGAAGTTACAGTAGGTGGATTAGAGCCTGCTACTTTGGTGTTTATGCAGTATAAGAAGAACGGCAACAACCTTGAACCGATCCCTCTTCAGATAGTTGATACAGGATATGGAATTGAAAGGATTGCTTGGTTTACCCAGAAAACGCCAACCGCGTTTCATGCAATATACGGAGACCTTGTTAACGAATTTAGGAAAAAATTAGGCTTAGAGGAACCACCGAAAGAATATTATAAGGCTGCTTTTAGATATGTTGGGCTACTCGATCCTTCTTCTGAACAAAGTGTCTCCATGTTTATAAAGAACATATCAAAACATAGCGGTTTTGATGAGGAAAGTGTTAAGGCCTTCTTGCAAAACGACATGAAGCTTTTCACGATATTAGACCACAGCAAAACATTAGCTTATATGTTAGGCGATGGGATCGTTCCAAGCAATCAAGGAGAAGGGTATCTGGCAAGATTAGTTTTGAGGAGAGCTCTTAGAACTCTTTATTTGATAAATCCTGAAATTGACTTTACAGATTTTATTGAAAAACAAATCGAATATTGGAAGCAAGACAACTACAAACTTAAAGAATTCCACAATTATATAATAAACGTAGTTCAATATGAGCAGAAAAAATTCTATGAACTTGTAAAGGAAAAAATTCCAAAATTATTGCAAACGGTCGTTTCTAATCCAAACTTTGAGACATTTGAGAAAATCTATAAAGAGCAGGGGATACCTCCTGAACTAATAGTTAATGAGGCAAAAAAGAAGAACATAAGCATAGAGGTTCCTTTTGACTTTTATTCAAAGATTGCCAGAGAAAGCTCTAGACCCAAATTAGGAAAAAAACAAGAAGTCACAACTAGGTTAGAATGGCTAAATAACATACCTCCGACGGAGCTTTTATTTCACGTAGATCCATATTTAAGAGAAAGCGATGCAAAGATTTTGGCAGCGAAAGAAAACATGCTTGTGCTCGATAAAACAATTTTCTATCCATTAGGGGGTGGACAGTCTAGCGATAAGGGAAGCATAGAAGTAGATGGAAAAATCTATAATGTAGTAAACGTGGAAAAGTACGATGAGCATGTCATTCATTATCTTGATAAAAACATTGAAAAAGACGCCGAAAAGCTGATTGGATCGAGTTGTAAGCTAAAAATAGACTGGAGTGTAAGATACCTAAACATGAGACATCATACGAGTACTCATATATTGCTTGGAGTATTAAGAAAAGTGCTGGGTCAACATGTATGGCAGGCTGGCGCAGAAAAGACACCAGAAAAGGCTAGACTTGATGTCACTCACTATGAAGTGCCGGATCCGGCTACAATAAGAAGGATCGAGGACGAAGCAAATAAGGTAGTATTAGAGAGGTTGCCTGTTATCACTAAGTTCATGGATAAAAACGAAGCCGAAGAGAGATACGGCTTTGTCTTATATCAAGGCGGCGTTCCAATGTCTAAGAGGATAAGAATAGTAGAAATACCTGGGCATGATGTTGAAGCGTGCTTTGGAACACATGTTTCAAATACTGGTGAGGTTGGAGGGATAAAGATTATAAATGTTGCGAAGCTTCAAGACGGAATTATAAGGTTTGAGTTTGTAAGCGGTACCCAAGTAACTAACTATGCTAGCAAGCTTGAATCAATACTCAATGAAGTCTCAAAGGAAGTAGAAACAGAATCGCCATTATTGTTAAACAGGGTGAAGAAATTAAACCAGGAATTTGAGCAAATGAAGAACAGACTTAACTTATACAGGGACATATATTCTGAAGTGTTTAGAGAAAACTTAAAGAGTAAAGCAGAAGTAATAAATGGCATAAGATTATTCGTTTACAAAGATGAAATAGACGATGAAGAGTTTACTACTGAGCTACTTAAAGAGATAACTCGAGAAATGCGAGAAATCATAGTTATAAGGATATTCAAAAATGCAAAGGGAACAAGTATAGAGGTAAGCGAAGGAAGAGAATCTTCTGAAAAATTAAATGCAACTGAAATAATTAAAGCTCTGTCATCCTATGGATGCAAGGGTGGCGGCAAAAAAGATCATGCCCAGTGTACAAGTGAGCAAGAAATAAATGTTGATGATGTATGGAAGATGGTGAAAGAGCTCCTGGAGAAAAAAGGCTAA
- a CDS encoding DUF434 domain-containing protein has translation MEDGERAPGEKRLKEAIKTYLFLLNNNFKSETAINIASSKYFLSIKERELLKRCFHSFEFNKMVKQKTFNESQVEGKKIAIDYYNVVTTISEAIEGYFVFRCTDGIIRDLAKTEGRSKREWQIHETVMEYVKESLYEISPEEVVLVADKQVPFSGEYLSKASSLFSERLKNTKFYLDNMADSLLIKLSLEGKYIIASSDSLIAEKALNIFDLSSFVLKKLKILDKRVIEAIQFISDEI, from the coding sequence ATGGAAGATGGTGAAAGAGCTCCTGGAGAAAAAAGGCTAAAAGAAGCAATAAAAACTTATCTTTTTCTTTTGAATAATAATTTTAAATCAGAGACTGCTATAAACATAGCATCTTCAAAATACTTCTTAAGCATTAAAGAGAGAGAACTCCTTAAGAGGTGCTTTCATTCTTTTGAATTCAATAAAATGGTTAAACAAAAGACCTTCAATGAATCACAAGTTGAGGGTAAAAAAATTGCAATAGATTACTATAATGTTGTCACGACAATTTCCGAAGCTATTGAAGGATATTTTGTGTTTAGATGCACAGACGGAATAATTAGGGATCTCGCAAAAACAGAAGGAAGATCAAAAAGAGAATGGCAAATTCATGAAACAGTAATGGAATATGTCAAAGAATCGTTATATGAGATTTCTCCCGAAGAGGTTGTGTTGGTGGCGGACAAACAAGTTCCATTTAGTGGAGAGTATTTGAGCAAGGCTTCTTCCCTATTTTCTGAAAGATTGAAAAACACTAAATTTTATCTCGATAACATGGCTGATTCGCTTTTAATAAAACTATCTTTAGAAGGCAAATATATCATTGCATCGAGCGATTCTCTGATAGCTGAAAAAGCATTGAACATCTTTGATCTTTCTTCATTTGTTTTAAAGAAATTAAAAATATTGGATAAAAGAGTTATAGAAGCCATTCAATTTATAAGCGATGAAATTTGA
- a CDS encoding metal ABC transporter ATP-binding protein: MEKAENIILKKEQTFEKYLLVEKIRFSYNSENIFENLSFSLPKKGLMQVVGPNGAGKTTLFKLLLGLYNPKEGKIIVNGEDITGNPRLASKYFSYVPQLIISSKSLNFPISAREFLEWELAFEERWPRFKINNNITNRIKNTLKFVRLEETAFEKDMRELSGGQKQKVFIAKALLKDKPVMLLDEPFSSIDPATRIDLAEIIVKLSREKLVIITSHDPNLLMKNTNYMLLLSRNYYTFGKPENVYKIDVLRNIYGGTAIEVGDKHLHICDEGCKP; encoded by the coding sequence TTGGAAAAAGCTGAAAACATTATTTTGAAGAAAGAACAAACATTTGAAAAATATTTGCTAGTAGAGAAAATTAGGTTTTCATACAACAGCGAAAATATTTTTGAAAACTTATCTTTCAGTTTGCCAAAAAAAGGACTAATGCAAGTCGTAGGTCCTAATGGAGCTGGAAAAACTACACTATTTAAATTGCTACTCGGTCTATATAATCCTAAAGAGGGAAAGATCATTGTTAATGGCGAAGATATTACTGGTAACCCTAGACTCGCATCTAAGTACTTTAGTTATGTTCCACAACTCATAATTTCTTCTAAGTCTTTGAACTTTCCAATAAGTGCAAGGGAGTTTTTAGAGTGGGAACTCGCATTTGAAGAGAGATGGCCTAGATTTAAAATTAACAATAACATTACAAACAGAATCAAAAACACACTAAAGTTCGTTAGACTGGAAGAGACCGCTTTTGAAAAAGATATGAGAGAGCTCAGTGGTGGTCAGAAACAAAAAGTCTTTATTGCTAAAGCATTATTAAAAGATAAACCCGTAATGCTCCTCGATGAGCCTTTCTCTTCTATAGACCCAGCAACAAGAATAGATCTCGCTGAAATAATAGTCAAGCTGTCCAGAGAGAAACTTGTCATTATAACGAGCCACGATCCTAATTTGTTAATGAAAAACACCAACTACATGTTACTACTTAGTAGGAATTATTATACTTTTGGAAAGCCTGAAAATGTCTATAAAATAGATGTTTTGAGAAATATATATGGAGGCACAGCAATTGAAGTCGGTGATAAACACTTACATATATGCGATGAAGGATGTAAACCTTAA
- a CDS encoding metal ABC transporter substrate-binding protein yields MKRILFFITLVFLFVGFSLSIPNTALAETQNQTQGFIVTTFPSLVDDVKLITGNYFTVVSIVPPGVDPHDYSLTPQDVDILKNATLIISTLHTPMEVQIDNYFKSGLLHSYYIAIPNITGIVFVDNPNNGLPDPHMPIYDPNNYLKFLYNLTLTVSEIDPSHKQYYMQNYENISNQVESLIEKYEGKYRGTAVASTPEAVYAINWLGFNVTRLLLTEEEASVSPQDVNTITSMIENGTANAVAILVSFPPQNGSVSPYSQYDSSLYNIYTTYKKGFLLEVPSPVTGGSILSKLQFIVAQLSSYNNTSNYTSNSSISESTASSYVYIVIAIILIVLITVLLYYWRSRRQNKK; encoded by the coding sequence ATGAAGAGAATATTATTTTTCATAACTTTAGTTTTTCTGTTTGTTGGTTTTAGCCTATCGATTCCAAATACCGCTTTAGCTGAAACTCAAAACCAAACACAAGGTTTCATCGTTACTACTTTCCCTTCATTAGTTGACGACGTAAAATTGATAACAGGAAACTATTTTACCGTAGTTTCGATAGTTCCGCCTGGTGTGGATCCTCATGACTATTCGCTCACTCCGCAGGATGTAGATATTCTGAAAAACGCAACACTTATTATCAGCACTTTGCATACACCCATGGAAGTGCAAATAGATAACTATTTCAAAAGCGGACTACTTCATTCCTATTATATTGCTATACCTAACATCACTGGCATAGTATTTGTCGATAATCCCAACAACGGTTTGCCAGATCCTCATATGCCAATTTACGATCCTAATAATTACTTAAAGTTCCTGTACAACTTAACTCTGACGGTTTCAGAAATTGATCCTTCTCACAAACAATACTACATGCAGAATTATGAAAACATTTCCAATCAAGTTGAAAGTCTAATAGAAAAATACGAGGGAAAATATAGGGGAACAGCTGTCGCATCTACTCCTGAAGCAGTATATGCTATCAATTGGCTAGGATTTAATGTCACAAGGCTTTTGCTAACAGAAGAAGAAGCGAGTGTTTCTCCGCAGGATGTGAATACGATAACTTCAATGATAGAGAATGGAACTGCAAATGCCGTAGCTATACTTGTTTCATTTCCACCACAAAATGGAAGCGTTTCACCTTATTCACAATACGACTCATCATTATACAACATATATACTACATATAAAAAAGGATTTCTACTGGAAGTGCCATCTCCTGTTACAGGTGGAAGTATATTAAGTAAGCTTCAATTTATAGTAGCTCAATTAAGTAGCTATAACAATACCTCAAATTATACGAGTAATTCAAGTATAAGCGAGTCTACCGCTAGTTCATATGTATATATAGTAATAGCAATAATTTTGATAGTTTTAATTACTGTCTTGCTTTATTACTGGAGAAGCAGAAGGCAAAACAAAAAATAA
- a CDS encoding metal ABC transporter permease, producing MKIEDIYLSMLGLSIPLAIILSISYPSYFNPIWMTVLLGSALIYGIIGPILSAKNLLFLAGSIPHSALLSASMGILLSMMISGSNLVWSIIFNVILIFTIGLVIHRGGDPNKYTSIFIGTTASLTVIVLYYITNHFYLLTSVESILLGDPLLSTRSDAILIFVLTAITLLFFGLTYKEHIYIGITGEEAKLAGLRTEIYEFFFYLFLGITSATLMKIVGFILTHVFILIPGAAGSLVARKSKEAIALSMNIAAYSAIIGLFLGVFFNLSPSGTTGICMIAIYIVINVAKKVYGR from the coding sequence ATGAAGATAGAAGACATTTATTTGTCTATGCTAGGATTATCGATACCATTAGCGATAATATTATCAATTTCTTATCCGAGCTATTTTAATCCTATTTGGATGACAGTACTTCTTGGCTCTGCTCTGATATATGGAATAATAGGCCCAATCCTTTCAGCTAAAAATCTGCTCTTTTTAGCAGGTTCTATACCTCATTCAGCACTTCTCTCGGCAAGTATGGGAATTTTGCTGAGCATGATGATTAGCGGAAGCAACCTCGTTTGGTCTATAATTTTCAATGTTATTTTAATTTTTACGATAGGTTTGGTGATACATAGAGGCGGTGATCCTAACAAATACACATCAATCTTTATCGGAACTACTGCTTCATTAACCGTGATCGTCCTTTATTATATAACGAATCACTTCTATTTATTGACAAGCGTAGAATCAATACTTTTAGGCGATCCTCTTCTCAGCACAAGAAGCGATGCTATCTTGATTTTTGTATTGACAGCGATAACTCTTCTCTTTTTCGGATTAACCTATAAGGAGCACATTTATATAGGAATAACTGGTGAGGAAGCAAAGCTTGCAGGACTAAGAACAGAAATCTACGAGTTCTTTTTTTATCTGTTTTTAGGCATTACAAGCGCTACACTAATGAAAATAGTTGGTTTCATCCTCACACATGTATTTATATTGATACCAGGGGCCGCGGGGAGCTTAGTTGCCAGGAAAAGCAAGGAGGCTATTGCTCTGAGTATGAATATAGCAGCATACTCAGCGATCATAGGGCTGTTTTTAGGTGTGTTTTTCAATCTTTCACCATCAGGAACGACGGGGATATGCATGATAGCTATATATATAGTCATAAATGTTGCAAAAAAAGTGTATGGAAGGTGA
- a CDS encoding CopG family ribbon-helix-helix protein codes for MGKKRFGISIDEGLADKLDKLSKALSTDRSAIVEDAIRGVIAEHSHYLYEHECKGIMILVYSEGKGCSVFVRQLIEDFKDIIQFSSHYHTGNNCTEVFFIAGNSLRIRDLHSEAKKRKDISVRYLPISEIR; via the coding sequence ATGGGGAAGAAAAGGTTTGGGATTAGCATAGACGAAGGTCTCGCAGATAAGCTGGACAAGCTCAGCAAAGCGCTTTCTACCGATAGGTCTGCAATTGTCGAAGATGCAATTAGAGGAGTAATCGCTGAACATTCTCATTACTTATATGAACATGAGTGCAAAGGAATAATGATTTTGGTTTATAGCGAAGGAAAGGGATGTAGCGTTTTTGTTAGGCAGCTTATTGAAGACTTTAAGGATATTATTCAATTCTCTTCACATTATCATACAGGTAACAACTGTACAGAGGTTTTTTTCATTGCGGGCAACTCTCTTCGAATTAGAGACCTCCATTCGGAGGCAAAGAAAAGGAAGGATATTTCAGTAAGGTATCTACCTATTTCAGAAATAAGGTAA
- a CDS encoding hydrogenase 4 subunit D yields the protein MIDIQVSLLVLIPAIGSILSLFTKRPEKVATWSSLIASLLSILIAALTFLQKVDYEKVYYSYGPIEIGWYMDAASALVGMLIAIVGFCSIMESLNYISPNNKEHPITSKFNRYYSLMLLFMSSALGFVFSSSLTFMIIFFELTSLCSWGLISFYETEEAKSAGLIAFTITHIAAFGLYAATGIIYYETGSVDLRNLSSLPSGLKLISLIGLLIASWGKGAQFPFHVWLPRAMSAPTPVSAYLHAAALVKLGAFLAIRTMMWAGSIPNSVAYICAIFAVITMLYSLTLYFPQTDIKKLLAYSTISQLSYIFTGVSLIAMGSKLAIIASVLYIFAHGFGKGLFFLTAGAISLSSGTRDLREIKGLIKKQKASGIGFTVATATITGVPPFGCFWGKLLLILSAVQLGSILSYTLAVIMIAESFVAFIWMLRWLTSCVWGEPSEKIANSSPLGLPTKTALYLLVTLSTVSAYIALPVLLW from the coding sequence ATGATCGATATCCAGGTTTCTCTTTTAGTTCTGATTCCTGCAATAGGCTCTATCCTCTCCCTTTTTACGAAAAGACCTGAAAAAGTAGCAACTTGGTCCTCGCTTATTGCTTCCCTCTTGAGCATTTTAATCGCCGCATTGACATTTTTGCAAAAAGTTGATTATGAAAAAGTTTACTATTCTTACGGACCTATTGAGATAGGGTGGTACATGGATGCAGCAAGTGCATTAGTAGGTATGCTGATCGCAATTGTAGGTTTCTGCAGTATTATGGAATCGTTGAATTATATTTCGCCGAACAATAAAGAGCACCCGATAACAAGCAAATTCAACAGATACTATTCCCTCATGCTATTGTTTATGTCCTCAGCACTAGGGTTTGTTTTTTCCTCTTCTTTAACGTTTATGATTATATTCTTCGAGCTCACAAGCCTCTGTTCATGGGGATTAATCAGCTTTTATGAAACTGAAGAAGCTAAATCTGCTGGCTTAATAGCATTTACTATCACACATATTGCCGCCTTCGGCTTATATGCTGCTACAGGCATAATATATTATGAAACGGGTAGCGTGGATTTAAGAAACCTTTCATCTCTTCCGAGCGGATTAAAGCTAATCTCACTTATTGGTTTATTAATCGCATCATGGGGAAAAGGGGCGCAGTTTCCATTTCACGTTTGGCTGCCAAGGGCAATGAGTGCACCGACTCCCGTAAGTGCTTATTTGCATGCAGCAGCATTAGTAAAGCTAGGTGCATTTCTTGCTATAAGAACCATGATGTGGGCGGGAAGCATTCCTAACAGTGTCGCATACATCTGCGCGATTTTTGCTGTAATAACAATGCTCTATAGCCTAACACTTTATTTCCCTCAAACAGATATAAAGAAACTGCTGGCATATTCTACTATTTCTCAACTATCCTACATATTCACCGGCGTATCTTTGATAGCTATGGGCTCAAAGCTTGCTATCATTGCCTCAGTTCTATACATATTCGCTCACGGGTTTGGAAAAGGGCTATTCTTTTTAACAGCAGGAGCAATTTCTTTGAGTTCAGGAACTAGAGATTTGAGAGAGATAAAGGGTTTAATTAAAAAGCAGAAAGCTTCAGGTATCGGCTTTACAGTAGCTACTGCAACAATAACCGGTGTCCCTCCATTCGGTTGCTTCTGGGGAAAGCTCCTTCTTATTCTTTCAGCAGTTCAATTAGGTAGCATCTTATCATATACTCTCGCAGTTATTATGATAGCAGAGTCATTTGTCGCCTTTATATGGATGCTGAGATGGCTTACGAGTTGCGTTTGGGGAGAACCATCGGAGAAAATTGCAAATTCATCGCCGCTAGGACTTCCTACAAAAACTGCACTATATCTGCTTGTAACATTAAGTACAGTTTCTGCATATATTGCTTTACCAGTTCTGCTCTGGTGA
- a CDS encoding NADH-quinone oxidoreductase subunit B family protein, translated as MILEEEGKKLKKRAYDLLSRSVFVLRVDSGSCNGCDISVLASLTPLYDVERFGVKVVYSPRQADVILITGPITRQFYPAMKIIYESTPKPCVVVACGSCASSGGIWYNTYDTLGGADKVVPVDVYIPGCPPRPAAIIHGMLVALDVLEQKIKKLEYSEEKEWKTTESELKFGGLLKSYSVFRSLKLDCRRYLGYKLGNKFLMDYAEIMRNCNSLEELKKKTTGLLSRWNNDSRIKEIIELLNKRVEDYLKG; from the coding sequence ATGATTTTAGAAGAAGAGGGGAAGAAGCTTAAGAAGAGAGCATACGATTTATTGTCAAGAAGCGTCTTTGTCTTGCGAGTTGATAGCGGTTCATGCAATGGGTGCGATATCTCAGTATTAGCATCGTTGACTCCTCTCTACGATGTGGAAAGGTTTGGCGTAAAAGTTGTATACAGCCCAAGGCAGGCTGATGTTATCTTAATTACTGGTCCTATAACAAGGCAGTTCTATCCAGCAATGAAGATCATCTACGAATCTACACCAAAACCATGCGTTGTTGTTGCATGTGGTTCCTGTGCATCAAGCGGAGGAATATGGTATAATACATATGATACGCTTGGTGGTGCGGATAAAGTTGTTCCGGTTGACGTTTACATACCGGGATGCCCTCCGAGACCTGCAGCAATAATTCACGGGATGCTTGTAGCATTAGATGTTCTTGAACAAAAAATAAAAAAGCTAGAGTATTCCGAAGAAAAGGAATGGAAAACGACTGAAAGCGAACTCAAGTTTGGAGGACTGCTAAAAAGCTATTCCGTTTTTAGAAGTCTTAAGCTCGACTGCAGGAGATATTTGGGATATAAGCTAGGAAATAAATTTCTTATGGACTACGCAGAAATTATGAGAAACTGCAACAGTTTGGAAGAGCTCAAGAAAAAAACTACTGGGCTCTTATCTAGATGGAATAACGATTCCAGAATAAAGGAGATTATTGAACTGCTCAACAAAAGAGTTGAAGATTATCTAAAGGGGTGA
- a CDS encoding 4Fe-4S binding protein — translation MSNLKTITKGIKYGIATVKYPFVPEKVEEDYRGKPVLNFDLCIGCGSCSLACPPDAITFTRKENHAEWKIFYGRCIFCGRCEEVCPVGAIIQNEEFELASKKKDDLEVVANLKVAKCASCGKSMNVTEREVKYVIDVLRSSLPQSKAEVISELASLCSECKRKRFIEKIIKTYGKGGGR, via the coding sequence ATGAGCAATTTAAAAACTATTACAAAGGGCATTAAATACGGAATTGCTACAGTAAAATATCCATTCGTCCCTGAAAAGGTTGAAGAAGATTATAGAGGAAAGCCGGTCTTAAATTTCGATTTATGTATAGGATGCGGCTCATGTTCGTTGGCTTGCCCGCCTGATGCGATAACTTTTACTAGAAAAGAGAATCATGCGGAATGGAAGATTTTCTACGGGAGATGTATCTTTTGTGGTAGATGCGAAGAAGTCTGCCCAGTTGGAGCAATAATTCAGAACGAAGAATTTGAGCTAGCATCGAAGAAAAAAGATGATCTTGAGGTTGTAGCAAACCTAAAAGTTGCAAAATGTGCATCATGCGGTAAATCAATGAATGTTACTGAGAGAGAAGTGAAATACGTCATCGATGTTTTACGTTCATCTCTCCCACAATCAAAGGCGGAAGTTATAAGCGAGCTTGCGAGCTTATGTTCCGAATGCAAAAGAAAAAGGTTCATTGAGAAAATTATCAAAACCTATGGAAAGGGTGGAGGAAGATGA